In a genomic window of Microterricola viridarii:
- a CDS encoding efflux RND transporter periplasmic adaptor subunit: MGVVRKWIFPIIRIVLLAAVAAALVKVAFFPDNADTSNPAQPSGQITQPEVAVAVGSITNEVTLKGNVAADPAVAVKATGAGTVDEVFVGAGQWVDAGTKLYDIKVVTVPEPVEGVGPDGLPTITQGKPVTSFAKVYAPISGTLTALSVLAGQQVAVGDTTGQVAPPSFSVTGALSPEQQYRLVSQPTEAMIAITGGPAPFQCTGLTVSTPLQGESATPGEGSGAGAAGGSGTTVRCAIPAEVTVFAGLAADITIAAGSAENVLTVPTTAVKGAAENGVVWAVLPDGSHEERPVVLGLNNGTLVEITSGVAEGDMVLEFVPGAPAQTDDGCMPMPGGGMQCMEAVEG, from the coding sequence GTGGGCGTCGTACGCAAGTGGATCTTTCCGATCATCCGGATTGTGCTGTTGGCCGCCGTGGCGGCGGCGCTCGTGAAGGTCGCCTTCTTCCCCGACAACGCAGACACCTCCAACCCGGCCCAGCCGAGCGGGCAGATCACGCAGCCAGAGGTTGCCGTCGCGGTCGGCAGCATCACGAACGAGGTCACGCTGAAGGGCAACGTCGCCGCAGACCCGGCCGTCGCGGTCAAGGCGACCGGGGCCGGGACCGTCGACGAGGTGTTCGTCGGGGCCGGCCAGTGGGTCGACGCCGGCACCAAGCTCTACGACATCAAGGTCGTCACCGTGCCGGAGCCGGTCGAGGGCGTCGGTCCAGACGGCCTCCCGACGATCACCCAGGGCAAGCCGGTCACCAGCTTCGCCAAGGTCTACGCGCCGATCAGCGGCACGCTGACGGCCCTCAGCGTGCTCGCCGGCCAGCAGGTGGCCGTCGGCGACACGACCGGCCAGGTCGCCCCGCCGAGCTTCTCGGTGACGGGCGCGCTCAGCCCCGAGCAGCAGTACCGCCTGGTCAGCCAGCCCACCGAGGCGATGATCGCGATCACCGGCGGCCCCGCGCCGTTCCAGTGCACCGGCCTGACCGTCTCCACCCCGCTGCAGGGCGAGAGCGCCACACCCGGGGAGGGGAGCGGCGCCGGCGCGGCCGGCGGCTCCGGAACGACGGTGCGCTGCGCCATCCCGGCAGAGGTGACCGTGTTCGCCGGCCTCGCCGCCGACATCACGATCGCGGCCGGAAGCGCCGAGAACGTGCTCACCGTGCCCACGACCGCCGTCAAGGGCGCCGCGGAGAACGGCGTCGTCTGGGCGGTGCTCCCGGACGGCAGCCACGAGGAACGCCCCGTCGTCCTCGGCCTGAACAACGGCACCCTCGTCGAGATCACCTCTGGCGTTGCAGAGGGCGACATGGTGCTCGAGTTCGTACCGGGCGCCCCCGCACAGACCGACGACGGCTGCATGCCGATGCCGGGCGGCGGCATGCAGTGCATGGAAGCGGTCGAGGGCTGA
- a CDS encoding ABC transporter ATP-binding protein produces the protein MSLLSLHSVTKTVPLPDAPPLTILHGVDLEISSGDRLSIVGRSGSGKSTLLNLMGLLDSPSTGSITFDGRPAEKFSSAERDRVRGREIGFIFQQFNLLQGRTARENVMTPLLYATGKQFWNRSTLAGEMLERVGLGHRVDAMPTMLSGGEQQRVAIARSLVRGPRVILADEPTGALDVETGASVMALLDEVALSTGAALVTITHDPAIADLASRHLLLDHGRLSTVRDDGRPSELVAVSRRLPHAAGVHAVPAASGAVPDEDEELSA, from the coding sequence ATGTCGCTCCTCAGCCTGCACTCCGTCACGAAGACGGTTCCCCTGCCGGACGCGCCGCCGCTGACGATCCTGCACGGCGTCGACCTGGAGATCTCCTCCGGCGACCGGCTCTCCATCGTGGGGCGCTCCGGCTCCGGCAAGTCCACCCTGCTCAACCTGATGGGGCTGCTCGACAGCCCGTCGACGGGCAGCATCACCTTCGACGGCCGTCCGGCCGAGAAGTTCTCCTCCGCCGAGCGCGACAGGGTGCGCGGCCGGGAGATCGGCTTCATCTTCCAACAGTTCAACCTGTTGCAGGGCCGCACGGCCAGAGAGAACGTGATGACCCCCCTGCTCTACGCGACCGGCAAGCAGTTCTGGAACCGCTCCACCCTGGCCGGGGAGATGCTCGAGAGGGTCGGCCTCGGCCACCGCGTTGACGCGATGCCGACGATGCTCTCCGGCGGAGAGCAGCAGCGGGTCGCCATCGCCCGATCGCTGGTGCGCGGGCCGCGCGTCATCCTCGCCGACGAGCCGACCGGCGCGCTCGACGTGGAGACCGGTGCCAGCGTGATGGCTCTGCTCGACGAGGTGGCGCTCTCGACGGGCGCCGCGCTCGTCACGATCACCCACGACCCGGCCATCGCCGACCTGGCGAGCCGGCACCTGCTGCTCGACCACGGCCGACTGAGCACGGTGCGGGATGACGGCCGGCCGAGCGAACTCGTCGCCGTCAGCCGGCGGCTGCCGCACGCCGCCGGCGTGCATGCGGTGCCCGCGGCATCCGGGGCCGTGCCGGACGAGGACGAGGAGCTCAGCGCATGA
- a CDS encoding ABC transporter permease produces MSRFFTGVVGALAEAWQELRIHRTRVLLSLIGVAVAVCALTTVVGVAGIAEQAMTESNERWGGRPATLKVTASKADGTAPDPEAMSALWTETVERYGIDYAGRIAYGAAFVQFADGAVNVSVQAVDPAYAQMHRLQVDHGAWFAADDALRLAPAIVVNEAFWQRIGSPDLGSHPTVQLLGNAPATAVIVGVHRSQSWEMEPTMFMLTEAYAAVSSDGPAIGLTEYEMWIPADLTEQIQAGLTSDMQAGLGESYVVNIYRSDPGAYDDDPLLSLKLTVGGIAGLVLLLGALGLVNIAMVTVKQRIREIGIRRSFGATAGRVFFAVMLESVVATVAAGVVGVMVAIFIVKSPMVEDLIGQGMITDFPPFPIEAALLGLGAATVVGALAGLMPALVAVRVRVIDAIRY; encoded by the coding sequence ATGAGCCGGTTCTTCACCGGGGTGGTCGGCGCCCTCGCCGAGGCTTGGCAGGAGCTGCGCATCCACCGCACGCGCGTGCTGCTCTCGCTGATCGGCGTGGCCGTTGCCGTCTGCGCGCTGACCACCGTCGTCGGGGTCGCCGGCATCGCCGAGCAGGCGATGACCGAGAGCAACGAGCGCTGGGGCGGCCGGCCGGCCACCCTCAAAGTGACGGCGTCGAAGGCGGACGGCACCGCCCCGGACCCGGAGGCGATGTCCGCGCTCTGGACCGAGACCGTCGAGCGCTACGGCATCGACTATGCGGGGCGCATCGCCTACGGGGCGGCGTTCGTGCAATTCGCCGACGGCGCCGTGAACGTGTCGGTGCAGGCCGTCGACCCCGCCTACGCCCAGATGCACCGGCTGCAAGTTGACCATGGCGCGTGGTTCGCCGCCGACGACGCCCTGCGCCTGGCGCCGGCCATCGTCGTCAACGAGGCGTTCTGGCAGCGCATCGGCTCGCCGGACCTCGGCAGCCATCCGACGGTGCAACTGCTCGGCAACGCGCCGGCGACCGCCGTGATTGTCGGCGTGCACCGCTCGCAGAGCTGGGAGATGGAACCGACCATGTTCATGCTCACCGAGGCATATGCCGCGGTGTCGAGTGACGGGCCGGCCATCGGGCTGACCGAGTACGAGATGTGGATCCCGGCCGACCTGACGGAGCAGATCCAGGCCGGCCTGACGAGCGACATGCAGGCGGGGCTCGGCGAGAGCTACGTCGTCAACATCTACCGCAGCGACCCCGGCGCCTACGACGACGACCCGCTGCTCTCGCTCAAGCTGACCGTCGGCGGCATCGCCGGACTGGTGCTGCTGCTCGGCGCGCTCGGCCTCGTCAACATCGCCATGGTCACGGTGAAGCAGCGCATCCGCGAGATCGGCATCCGGCGGAGCTTCGGCGCGACGGCCGGCCGGGTGTTCTTCGCGGTGATGCTGGAGAGCGTCGTGGCCACCGTCGCCGCCGGTGTCGTCGGGGTGATGGTCGCCATCTTCATCGTCAAGTCCCCGATGGTCGAAGACCTGATCGGGCAGGGCATGATCACCGACTTCCCGCCGTTCCCGATCGAGGCGGCCCTGCTCGGCCTCGGCGCGGCCACGGTCGTCGGCGCACTGGCCGGGCTGATGCCCGCGCTCGTCGCCGTCCGGGTGCGGGTCATCGACGCCATCCGCTACTGA